The following proteins come from a genomic window of Lycium ferocissimum isolate CSIRO_LF1 chromosome 4, AGI_CSIRO_Lferr_CH_V1, whole genome shotgun sequence:
- the LOC132052447 gene encoding CASP-like protein 4A3, with the protein MKNPNPNPNPNQELNNHRNLQKHNNKSSSHLSMSDTDSQIDSFHSPLRSDSPLRSDDPFPEPHNPKSPSKAIVAVDKYFSPSDNLSFPATPPAPAERRSPVVYLSRAMKENTAPAVTTKVGPGADVERGERAAVEGIIGRSKRGVVMNRAALGFRVCEVVFCLIAFSVMAADKTQGWTGDSFDRYTEYRYLVAINVIGFAYSGFQAFDLAYSLTTGKHFLSYHMRYHFDFSMDQILAYLLMSASSSAATRVNDWVSNWGKDSFTEMASASITLSFLAFIAFAFSCLISGYSLCNGSSS; encoded by the exons atgaaaaaCCCAAACCCAAACCCAAACCCAAACCAAGAACTCAATAATCATCGGAATCTccaaaaacacaacaacaaaagcaGTAGTCATCTATCAATGTCGGACACAGATTCTCAAATTGATTCTTTCCACTCACCTCTCCGATCCGACTCACCATTACGTTCCGATGACCCTTTCCCTGAACCCCACAACCCTAAATCCCCTTCTAAAGCAATCGTAGCCGTTGACAAGTACTTCTCCCCATCGGATAATCTCTCTTTTCCGGCGACACCACCGGCGCCGGCGGAGCGCCGGTCACCGGTGGTGTATTTGAGTAGGGCGATGAAGGAGAACACGGCACCTGCGGTGACTACGAAGGTGGGCCCAGGTGCTGACGTGGAAAGGGGAGAGAGGGCGGCTGTGGAGGGTATTATTGGAAGGTCGAAAAGGGGTGTTGTGATGAATAGGGCGGcgttagggtttagggtttgtGAGGTTGTGTTTTGTTTGATTGCGTTTTCGGTTATGGCTGCTGATAAAACTCAAGGTTGGACTGGTGATTCCTTTGATCGTTACACAGAATACAG GTATTTGGTAGCCATTAATGTTATTGGATTTGCATATTCTGGATTTCAAGCATTTGATCTAGCATACAGTTTGACAACTGGGAAACACTTCCTCTCTTACCATATGCGATATCATTTTGATTTCTCAATGGATCAG ATACTGGCATATCTTCTTATGTCAGCGTCCTCTTCTGCTGCAACGAGGGTAAACGACTGGGTATCAAATTGGGGAAAAGATTCGTTCACAGAAATGGCAAGTGCATCAATCACGCTGTCTTTCCTGGCTTTCATTGCTTTTGCGTTCAGCTGTCTTATATCTGGTTATAGCCTCTGCAACGGCAGTTCCTCATGA